Below is a genomic region from Raphanus sativus cultivar WK10039 chromosome 4, ASM80110v3, whole genome shotgun sequence.
ATCATGTTGTTCTTTAGCCAGCTTCTTGAGACGAGCCACCTCCAGATCTCTACCCATCTTTCTCTTATACATCTCCTCAAACGTAATAGGCTCCTCCAGTATCggcttctctccttctctcacTTTAAGCGGATACACGGTTGCTTCCGGCGCCGGATTCTGGAACGTGGCTATGGATAATCTGCTCGAGTTGGAGTTCACCACAGCCTGGTGGTCAGCGTTCTTGAACCTCCCGTTGCTCAGATACTTCAACAGACATGCAAGAGTTAATCTAACcaaataaaaatcacaaaacagagaaaatataagCAGGCATTCTGAGATCGAAAAGGTTAAGAAAGTATACTAACGTGACCATGGTCGCCAAGATTGACGACAAAAGCTCCTTCAACAGGCTGAACCGTGATCCACGTCTTCCCATCGTCTCGTGTGGCTTGTAAACCACCGACTTGGTCTTGGAGCAGCAAAGTGATGGTTCCAGGGTCAGTGTGACGCTTGAGTCCGAGTGTGAGATCAGGCTGAGGGCATTTTGGGTAATAGTTAACAACTATTTTCTGGTCCATATCGACGCATGCATTGGTAAGTGCTTCTTTCTCAAGTCCCATAGCTTCAGACAAAATCTCAAGAAGCTTACAAGCCAACTCCATCAGCTTCTCGCTGTACTCCTCCGTCACTTTCACCCACCCGTCCGGCTTACTCGGCCACCGTGAGTAGTCTCTGTTTCTCACCGGGTACGAGAAATACGTCACGATCTCCCTCCAATCTTGAACAACCTCTCCCTACATATAATGATTATTACGTATTTTACTACAGAACATGCTACATAACCAAGAAACACATGCATGGGTCATCATTAAATTTACGGCTATATGctgcaaaaataaattaagaaatacAAAAATCAAGTAGAAAATTGTTAGAATTCGAGTTACAAGTTGGCATCTAATGAATTTAAGCGAAatacaaactttttaaaaaatatattttagaaaacttaCTATAATGTTATTAAAATGTACTATAAAATTATGGTGGATTTACCTGGAGATGACTTGAGACGATGAATCCTCCCTTTTTACCACCGGACATGTCGAACTTTAGTTTTTCATCAGGAGGCAAAGTGAAGAAGTTGCGAGAGAGACAGGTCATATCCGCCACCAAACTAGTATCGACGCCATGGTCGACCACCTGAAAAACACCCCAGTTCTCACAAGCCTCAACGATCTGACGACATATCTCTCCTCTTTTCCCACCAACATCGTCGATTCCTGCGAGAGATATCACGGGGATTTCGTTGCTGAAGTCATTGTAGGCAACCTTGGGACGTTCTTCCACGTCCCGGACGAACTTGGAGTTGAGCTTAGACTCTCCGGCAAGCTCAGTTAGAGTTGCTGGAGCCATTTATACACCCAAGAATGTTCAATTACAAAAGGCAAAAAAAGATTGAatgtacaagaaaaaaaaagagaatgtgTAATGAATATATGAGAAGACACAACaagaaaaaattgttataaGTATCAAATCTTTTGTTACTATGGCTacaattttgtaattaatttggCCAGTAGCTATATTTAGTTACAAAATGTTTTTGTAGTTGTGGATTTGTGAATATCATCCAGAGGATGTTTGTGGTTAATGTCAACAAATCAATATATCCTTGGCTATGaataggggtgtcaaaatgggtcaaatgggtcaacccaacccatAACCCAAATGGGTTGACTATTAATGGGTCATGGGTCAATCCaatccatttattaaatgggttGGGTTGATCCATGACCCACTAAATTAAATGGGTCAGATGGATTAATGGTTGACCCATGAACCCAACATCTTTATAATGaccatttttaa
It encodes:
- the LOC130511095 gene encoding naringenin,2-oxoglutarate 3-dioxygenase-like, whose protein sequence is MAPATLTELAGESKLNSKFVRDVEERPKVAYNDFSNEIPVISLAGIDDVGGKRGEICRQIVEACENWGVFQVVDHGVDTSLVADMTCLSRNFFTLPPDEKLKFDMSGGKKGGFIVSSHLQGEVVQDWREIVTYFSYPVRNRDYSRWPSKPDGWVKVTEEYSEKLMELACKLLEILSEAMGLEKEALTNACVDMDQKIVVNYYPKCPQPDLTLGLKRHTDPGTITLLLQDQVGGLQATRDDGKTWITVQPVEGAFVVNLGDHGHYLSNGRFKNADHQAVVNSNSSRLSIATFQNPAPEATVYPLKVREGEKPILEEPITFEEMYKRKMGRDLEVARLKKLAKEQHDDHTEAPKPLDPKEATKPLDQIIT